CCTTTCAGATCTCAAGGGCGACTAATAGGGCTTAAACTTATTTTGCTGTAACCTGTGATTCCACAGGtagcaaattttgattccatacccagttttttttttcgatgaaAGAGATGTGTAACCAAAATTTTTTCGTCCTGTTTGGGGCCATATAACCTAACCTGTTTGGGAATCTGAATGTTGGAAATTATACATAGTCATGAATGGTTTTTTCATCTACGACAGCCGTGGCTCgtttgggaaaatttttgttctttttgggAGTGAAGAGCGGGGAACAAGAGGAGGGGAAAGTTAAAAATTTTTGCGCagttattttttccaaaatttcttcTTTGGGGCAATTTTAATCACGACTGCCTTTGTTGCGGAATAAAATGGAAAAAGGTGATACGCTTTCTTTTACCACGaagaaatagtgaaaaaaatggAACATCTGGTATTTCGCTATGATatcatattttttcagttatttcatttatttctgaaacTTTTACTTTGAATTTGGGGGCATGACTGGACGAATAATAGTTAAGCGCATTTTCTTTCATTCGCTTTACCTACACCAGTTTGAAGTTGACTTCTTCTAAATAAGGCTTACGGAAGTTAGACTCATACTAGTGCTTGAGGTAATATTTGGGAGGAGGTCTCGAGTGTACCATAAAGTCATTTTAGATTTCTACTtcctccaaatattttcaaatggtcTGAATGAGgttgataaaaattaaaacaaatatttcgaTATTTATAGAGAGGTTGGATTTGTAGTTGTAAATGCGGGTTTAATCCTGTTTACGACTTAAACAAGTGACGGTACTTTCACCACAAGGAGAGACTTCGaggtaaaaaataatataatcaaataaatgttatgtatTTCAGAAGAGGCGAAAAAGGAAACAACAACTACTGAACATGAAACTACAGGTAatccatttgagccgtgccatgagaaaaccaacatagtgggtttacgaccagctaacagtttctctaattgcaataggctttgaaagcgaacagcatggatcctgaccagactgcgcggatgcgcaggctggtcatgatccatgctagtagcaaacccactatgttggttttctcatggcacggctcatttagtgtTTACTATCATGTGACATCATATCCAATTACAATAAAAGCTGCCTTGCAGTATCAGGTGCACCAATTACTAAAGACGTACACAGTGCATGTATGCCACTGTCTGTGTCAGCAGGAATACGAATGTAGTTAAATACTGTTTTATGCATTCCATTGGACAAATACGGAAATCAACAGGGTTCCGTTGAGGCCATCGTGGTTTCATGTCAATGCATCGTGTattcgcgatttcgcccttaggacGACAGCGCGAAACCACGACGGCCTTAACGGAACACTGTAGAAATCGGATATAAAACACATTTGTAGTACTTTTGTATTTAGCTATCCGATATTTTCTAATTGTTCCAAAATCTAGGAAGTAATTTTCATTTATCAGCAGTAATAACACAATCTGTGAGTTCTAGTGAGTTTTGATACCTTATTAAAATTATCTTTTCAATTTCATACGTTGATGCACACCATGTGGTTATCCCAGTCATAACACTTGTATCTGTTTTACCTGATATCATATGCAGAATCATTCAACCTAACGTCTTTTGAATCGATACATTTAAATTTCATGCTGTAGTCCATTCAACGCAACGTATTCTGAACTTGGCACAATGGATAAGAGTGTCTTTAAAATTTCACTCTGAAAATACCATTCAATGTAACGATTCTAAACTGATTACATgtgcattttaaatttcaaaatgcgGACCATTTAACGTAACGTATTCTGAACTTGATACAAATGCCTTTTAAATTTTAGACAATAGACcattcaatgaaattattcttctGTAGACACATGTGCTTTTAAAATCCCAGGCTGAGGACTACTCAACGTAACGTATTCAGAAtaagtagttatatatatatgctttgTATGTGGTTCAAGGCTGTGGACTATTTTACGTAACGTATTCTGAATTAGATATATGTGCTTTTTACATGATTTCGGGACATGACCCATTCAACCTAATGTATTCTGATCTTGATACAGGTGCCATTTATATTTTTCTAAGCTGTGAATAATTCAATGTGATATATTCTGGATTGAATATATGTACCTTTTATATGAATCCATATTTTGTACCATTCTACGTAACGTATTCTGAACTGGATACATGTGCCTTTTATATAATTTCAGGCTGTGGACCTTCTACGTAACGTATTCTGAACTGGATACATGTGCCTTTTATATAATTTCAGGCTGCGGACCATTCAACGTAACGTATTCTGAGTCTGCTCCAAGTTTTATAGTTTCGGAAACGTCTTCGTTTTATAGCACTGGGTGCAGTGAGTTATATTTGATAATTAAAACAGTTTCTAGCAATAGCAGAGGTTTTGCTTTCGGCATGTCgtatttattttatcatgatttcccattttttcaatattcaatacTGGCTTACTTTGGTTAACTACCCATGAGTATTTGTAACATCGTCATATAAAAGGAGAGTTGTAGATCAACTccgttgttttttatttatttatttatttatttatttattatttgtgcATGCGTGCATGTATGCGttgtaaaaatgtttgtaaaGTAAGCCGGTCAAATACCATGTGAAAAGGCAAggttatgttgttgtttttttattgtttttttaagcATTACATTACCTTTACTAAGGTAGTTTAATTTTAAAGATCTATGTGACAACATTTTGTCGTTTAATGGGTGCTGAAGTATTATTTGGATATCATGtacacatttttatcattatgaCAGTCCTTATTCGAGAATCGGGTGAAAGTAAAACATAGCGAAAATTCTTTGTTTCAGAAATAAGTGGCAATTGTTGGACAAGAAAACAGTGTTATGATTGTCTTGAAGGCCCTAACAGAGATAGAGTCGGGAATCTCAACCATATACCTGTGTGCTGTCCAGACTGTGCGAGATACGGACTTTCGCTGTCATGGTCCAGCTGTAACTGTAATAACCGCGGACTCTGAGCTTACAGATGTTTTTAGAAAGAACAGCAGTGCCAAAGGCTCTTGTGATAATATATCTTTAAGCGCATTTGTGACGAACAATAgcatataaattcaaatttatcatatgaataaaatgttcattttgtatccataagctaaaatatttaaatattatttttgatttgtacttaaattaaatttcttgtaTACATGTTCGTCTCGAATGAATGGCTTAAAAGTTCATCCAGCAAGTAAGCTGTCCACCGCGTATATAGTAAGCGTCTTTTATGAAATTTGAGGTGGTCACGTGTAACAGATATGTGTTGAAGTTTTGTTCAAAACAACTATTTATTAGTCGtactttttcttgttttaacAGACATTTACATTATAAGTAAATGGTACAAATTTAGTGATACAGTGGATAAATTACTTCTGGACCTCTGGCATTTAAGCTTTAAGTTAAACGTGTGAATTATGCGAGACGAGTCCAATTAACGAGATTTTCGGACCCACAATCCTGTAAAGCGACGCGCTGTGTTCTATAAAATGCCGTTGTTGTTGTTTCATCTCTGAAGTCTGGTCGTGTGAAGTTTCTGAATTATTAATAGAAGGCTTAATTTGGATCATTGGttaaattttcacatattttgtcaCTATTTAATTCAAGCTGCGGTACGATGGCCTATAGAGCCAGAGAATATAAAGAAATGAATAAGGCCTGATGTAGAAATTAGCTCCATTTTCCACGAAATCCGTGTCCCGTGTTCAGAA
The genomic region above belongs to Mercenaria mercenaria strain notata chromosome 12, MADL_Memer_1, whole genome shotgun sequence and contains:
- the LOC128547312 gene encoding uncharacterized protein LOC128547312, producing the protein MEKEEAKKETTTTEHETTGCGPFNVTYSESAPSFIVSETSSFYSTGCKISGNCWTRKQCYDCLEGPNRDRVGNLNHIPVCCPDCARYGLSLSWSSCNCNNRGL